In one window of Posidoniimonas corsicana DNA:
- a CDS encoding spondin domain-containing protein: MLRTTLAALALAAAASNAAAVNVRVTVENLSPENSVTLAPFRFGFGQGLFDSFNNQETAPLLGQSDIADAPIVTIAEGGSGSNWFPAFEAAEPDADLGSVLGPAINPFLPGQSSSTVIDIDPTNRYFTFATMVVPSNDHFLGNDNPMAYEVFDTNGNLILDQITQNASAIWDAGSETQDPANAAFLAVGTNANRVDENDVVRFDFAGLSAFDGLETAAGYNFDHDLLSSDTPVLRVSFSVVPEPATLALGVLGVAVLAGRRRR; the protein is encoded by the coding sequence ATGCTACGCACCACCCTCGCCGCCCTCGCCCTCGCCGCAGCGGCGTCCAACGCCGCCGCGGTGAACGTCCGTGTCACGGTCGAGAACCTCTCGCCGGAAAACAGCGTCACGCTCGCGCCCTTCCGGTTCGGTTTCGGACAGGGCCTGTTCGACTCGTTCAACAACCAGGAAACCGCGCCCCTCCTCGGCCAGTCGGACATCGCCGACGCGCCGATCGTGACCATCGCCGAAGGCGGTTCGGGGTCGAATTGGTTCCCCGCCTTTGAGGCCGCCGAACCCGACGCCGACCTCGGCAGCGTGCTCGGCCCGGCGATCAACCCGTTCCTGCCCGGCCAGTCGTCTTCGACCGTAATCGACATCGATCCGACGAACCGCTACTTCACGTTCGCTACCATGGTGGTGCCAAGCAACGACCATTTCCTGGGCAATGACAATCCGATGGCCTACGAGGTGTTCGACACGAACGGCAACCTGATCCTCGACCAGATCACCCAGAACGCCAGCGCCATCTGGGACGCCGGCTCGGAGACCCAGGACCCGGCGAACGCGGCCTTCCTGGCGGTTGGGACCAACGCCAACAGGGTCGACGAGAACGACGTCGTCCGCTTCGACTTCGCGGGCCTGTCCGCCTTCGACGGGCTGGAAACCGCCGCCGGCTACAACTTCGACCACGACCTGCTGAGCTCCGACACGCCGGTGCTGAGGGTGTCGTTCTCGGTGGTTCCCGAACCGGCCACGCTGGCCCTCGGCGTGCTCGGCGTCGCGGTGCTGGCCGGGCGTCGGCGTCGGTAG
- a CDS encoding YeiH family protein: protein MRAALASDDWAAVVIGGGLLAASLTLVAVTLPTGFAAAHADGVADAPAASNPLDGWFGKPGKWDSNPLHSVWRSATENQAVGVLGTLTAGLVLFGAVVAARGESVAAFAKAFVGLFALALLALVVTAQSTIKAYNLEYALWALVIGLAISNTVGLPGWLKPATRTELYIKTGLVLYGAKVLIGTLYQLGGPGLAVAWVVTPVVLVSTYWFGQKVLGIESRTLNMVISADMSVCGVSAAIATASACRAKQRELTLAISISLMFTVVMMILLPMAAVALGLSEEVGGAWIGGTIDSTGAVVASGQALGERAATVAITIKLIQNLLIGVTAFGVALYWVRYVDRDSGAKPSLWEVWTRFPKFVIGFLGASVVFSAVQAWAPGGELMVDAALKQGTEPLRSWFFCLAFVSIGLESNFRELAGAIEGGKPLLLYVCGQSLNLALTLAMASLVF from the coding sequence GTGCGCGCAGCGCTGGCGAGTGACGACTGGGCGGCTGTGGTGATCGGCGGGGGGCTGCTGGCGGCGTCGCTGACGCTGGTCGCGGTGACGCTGCCCACGGGGTTTGCCGCTGCGCACGCTGACGGGGTAGCCGACGCACCGGCCGCCTCAAACCCACTCGACGGCTGGTTCGGCAAGCCGGGCAAGTGGGATAGCAACCCGCTCCACTCGGTCTGGCGATCGGCAACGGAGAACCAGGCCGTCGGCGTGCTGGGCACGCTGACGGCGGGGCTGGTATTGTTTGGAGCGGTTGTGGCCGCCCGGGGAGAATCGGTCGCCGCGTTCGCCAAGGCCTTCGTCGGGTTGTTCGCCCTCGCGCTGTTGGCGTTGGTAGTTACGGCCCAGTCGACCATCAAGGCGTACAACCTGGAGTACGCGCTGTGGGCGCTGGTGATCGGCCTTGCCATCAGCAACACCGTGGGCCTGCCGGGGTGGCTCAAGCCGGCGACCCGCACCGAGCTGTACATCAAGACCGGCCTGGTGCTGTACGGCGCGAAGGTGCTGATCGGCACGCTCTACCAGCTCGGCGGCCCCGGCTTGGCGGTGGCGTGGGTCGTGACACCGGTCGTGCTGGTCTCGACCTACTGGTTTGGGCAGAAGGTGCTGGGCATCGAGTCGCGGACGCTCAACATGGTGATCTCGGCCGACATGTCGGTGTGCGGCGTGTCGGCGGCGATCGCCACCGCCAGCGCGTGCCGCGCCAAGCAGCGCGAGCTGACGCTGGCGATCAGCATCTCGCTGATGTTCACCGTGGTCATGATGATCCTGCTGCCGATGGCCGCCGTGGCGCTCGGCCTCAGCGAGGAGGTCGGCGGCGCCTGGATCGGCGGCACCATCGACTCGACCGGCGCGGTGGTCGCGTCTGGGCAGGCATTGGGCGAGCGGGCCGCGACGGTCGCGATCACGATCAAGCTGATCCAGAATCTGCTGATCGGGGTCACCGCGTTCGGGGTGGCGCTGTACTGGGTTCGGTACGTCGACCGCGACTCCGGCGCGAAGCCCAGCCTGTGGGAGGTCTGGACCCGGTTCCCGAAGTTCGTCATTGGGTTCTTAGGCGCGTCGGTCGTGTTCTCGGCGGTCCAGGCCTGGGCGCCCGGCGGCGAGTTGATGGTCGACGCGGCGCTGAAGCAAGGGACCGAGCCGCTCCGGTCGTGGTTCTTCTGCCTGGCGTTTGTCAGCATCGGGCTGGAGAGCAACTTCCGCGAGCTGGCCGGCGCAATCGAGGGCGGCAAACCCCTGCTGCTGTACGTGTGCGGGCAGTCGCTCAATCTGGCCCTCACGCTAGCGATGGCGAGTCTGGTTTTTTGA
- a CDS encoding acyl-CoA dehydrogenase family protein → MATDLKDHGTDHNANAAERVESFAETALKLGGKSEDEARRTGAIDMADDQVEQLFAAQYQTINSPAHRAVWDRGVPTDEFLSTPPKTSPEVQKVMDDSIAVVRRHKQAGTLHNEEGKTREEVLQELAAVGYWGLLVGEEYGGSDCSFSSFAAFLARMATLDGTIAGLASIHGCIGAVDPVKTFGNAAQKQEFLPGLADGSRLSAFALTEPCAGSDLTALRTTAVLDGDDYVVNGEKLFISNVVPGRTIGLVCLIDGKPAVLVVELPTEENENFQLKKYGIHALSRLYNRGIIFNSFRVPARNLLTPTRGDGLTIAYHGLNLGRVALCANAAGTMRQMMADMIPWAHFRVTYSEPIAQRELVQRRLGEMAGLIVGCDALVAWCSDLLDRGYRGEMECIIAKIFGSEALKHAAVELYMKTHGGRSFLHGHAFGDNVHDFLAPCIYEGEGEMLGMAFFKSLVKHHGKTYFEPVGKALAAAGIQRPNPLNPMHAMKLAPVAMPYLKWLIGRKLMWGAAPRLPAMPTNLREHAEYASRKLTATALEIDGAMQKFQLKLADRQCRMAELSGRCQDLITILCASMYAARQEDEVVRASADLLCQKLRQKLTGARPSNKYFKQITTLGAQIADGAFPGLDEIPAGEIQQPYEREAE, encoded by the coding sequence ATGGCAACGGACCTCAAAGACCACGGCACGGACCACAACGCAAACGCGGCGGAGCGCGTCGAGTCTTTCGCCGAGACCGCGCTGAAGCTGGGCGGCAAGTCCGAGGACGAGGCCCGCCGCACCGGCGCCATCGACATGGCCGACGACCAGGTCGAGCAGCTCTTCGCGGCCCAGTACCAGACCATCAACAGCCCGGCCCACCGGGCCGTGTGGGACCGGGGCGTGCCGACCGACGAGTTCCTCAGCACCCCGCCGAAGACCTCACCCGAGGTGCAGAAGGTGATGGACGACTCCATCGCCGTGGTCCGCCGCCACAAACAGGCCGGCACGCTGCACAACGAAGAGGGCAAGACCCGCGAGGAGGTGCTGCAAGAACTGGCCGCGGTCGGCTACTGGGGACTGCTGGTCGGCGAGGAGTACGGCGGCAGCGACTGCTCATTCAGCAGCTTCGCCGCGTTCCTCGCCCGCATGGCGACCCTCGACGGCACCATCGCTGGGCTGGCCTCGATCCACGGCTGCATCGGCGCGGTCGACCCGGTTAAGACCTTCGGCAACGCGGCCCAGAAGCAGGAATTCCTGCCCGGCCTGGCCGACGGATCCCGCCTGAGCGCGTTCGCGCTTACCGAGCCCTGCGCCGGCAGCGACCTCACCGCGCTCCGCACCACGGCCGTGCTCGACGGCGACGACTATGTCGTTAACGGCGAAAAGCTGTTCATCTCGAACGTGGTGCCGGGCCGGACCATCGGGCTGGTTTGCCTGATCGACGGCAAGCCGGCGGTGCTGGTGGTGGAGCTCCCGACCGAGGAGAACGAGAATTTCCAGCTCAAGAAGTACGGCATCCACGCGCTGTCGCGGCTGTACAACCGCGGCATCATCTTCAACAGCTTCCGCGTGCCCGCGCGGAACCTGCTGACCCCCACCAGGGGCGATGGCCTCACCATCGCGTACCACGGGCTGAACCTGGGCCGGGTGGCGCTGTGCGCCAACGCGGCGGGCACGATGCGGCAGATGATGGCCGACATGATCCCCTGGGCCCACTTCCGCGTCACCTACAGCGAGCCGATCGCTCAGCGCGAGCTGGTGCAGCGCCGCCTGGGCGAGATGGCGGGCCTGATCGTCGGCTGCGATGCGCTGGTGGCCTGGTGCAGCGACCTGCTGGACCGTGGCTACCGCGGCGAGATGGAGTGCATCATCGCCAAGATCTTCGGCAGCGAGGCGCTCAAGCACGCCGCCGTCGAGCTGTACATGAAGACCCACGGCGGCCGCTCGTTCCTGCACGGCCACGCCTTCGGCGACAACGTGCACGACTTCCTCGCGCCCTGCATCTACGAGGGCGAGGGCGAGATGCTCGGCATGGCGTTCTTCAAGTCGCTGGTGAAGCACCACGGCAAGACCTACTTCGAGCCGGTCGGCAAGGCGCTGGCCGCGGCCGGCATCCAGCGGCCTAATCCGCTGAACCCCATGCACGCCATGAAGCTGGCGCCGGTCGCGATGCCGTACCTGAAGTGGTTGATCGGTCGGAAGCTGATGTGGGGCGCCGCGCCCCGTCTGCCGGCGATGCCGACCAACCTCCGCGAGCACGCCGAGTACGCGTCGCGGAAGCTAACGGCCACGGCGCTGGAGATCGACGGCGCCATGCAGAAGTTCCAGCTCAAGCTGGCCGACCGCCAGTGCCGCATGGCCGAGCTGAGCGGCCGCTGCCAGGACCTGATCACCATCCTCTGCGCCAGCATGTATGCGGCGCGGCAGGAGGACGAAGTCGTACGGGCCTCGGCCGACCTCTTGTGCCAGAAGCTGCGTCAGAAGCTGACCGGCGCCCGGCCGAGCAACAAGTACTTCAAGCAGATCACCACGCTCGGCGCCCAGATCGCGGACGGCGCCTTCCCCGGGCTCGACGAGATCCCCGCCGGAGAGATCCAGCAGCCGTACGAGCGTGAGGCGGAATAG
- a CDS encoding carbonic anhydrase, with amino-acid sequence MPRLPSPAAAALLFASACLLPPACAADPPPSADDAIRLLQQGNARFVAGKSQHPHEKADHRLALEAGQHPFAVVIGCSDSRVPPELIFDQGLGDLFVVRVAGNVVDTDVAASVEYAVAHLKTKLVVVVGHTHCGAVTATLDHLTDAEGEPAEVVSLLFQIEPATMGLPAGLSNEQRIEHAVRRNIELAVRRLTRIPSLHRCVRSENVRIVGAVYDMHTGKVGFLPTEPSGAMEPAQRAGAIAGE; translated from the coding sequence ATGCCCCGCCTCCCCTCCCCCGCCGCGGCCGCGCTGCTGTTTGCGTCGGCCTGCCTGCTGCCGCCCGCCTGCGCGGCCGACCCTCCCCCCTCGGCGGACGACGCCATCCGGCTGCTCCAGCAGGGCAACGCCCGGTTTGTCGCCGGCAAGTCGCAGCACCCGCACGAGAAGGCGGACCACCGCCTGGCGCTCGAAGCGGGCCAGCACCCGTTCGCGGTGGTGATTGGCTGCAGCGACTCCCGCGTGCCGCCCGAGTTGATCTTCGACCAGGGACTGGGCGACCTGTTCGTGGTCCGCGTCGCCGGCAACGTGGTCGACACCGACGTCGCGGCCAGCGTTGAGTACGCGGTCGCGCACCTCAAGACCAAGCTGGTTGTCGTGGTTGGCCACACCCACTGCGGCGCCGTCACCGCGACGCTCGACCACCTGACCGACGCCGAGGGCGAGCCGGCGGAGGTAGTGTCGCTGCTGTTCCAGATCGAGCCCGCCACCATGGGCCTGCCCGCCGGCCTGTCCAACGAACAGCGGATCGAGCACGCGGTCCGCAGGAACATTGAGCTGGCCGTCCGCCGGCTGACGCGGATCCCGTCACTGCACCGGTGTGTCCGGTCTGAGAACGTACGGATTGTCGGCGCCGTGTACGACATGCACACCGGCAAGGTCGGCTTCCTGCCAACCGAGCCGAGCGGCGCCATGGAGCCAGCCCAAAGAGCGGGTGCGATAGCCGGCGAGTAG
- a CDS encoding aminopeptidase, which translates to MHDPRITKLADLLLDHSCELQSGETILIEAIDLPEQNLTCALIEGAAARGATPLVTTKDLHVLRSLYRTATPESMKLAGELERTRMEKVQAYIGVRGSGNSSQHADVPSEKMDLYQEHWLRRVNDYRVPKTKWVVLRYPTDSFAQAAGMSTEAFTDFYFDVCTADYAQMAENQKPLIKRMEDADKVRIVGPGTDLEFSIKGIPVRPCAGQRNIPDGEVFTAPVRDSLNGVIQYNTQSRYQGTVFSDIRFEFKDGKIVDATANNTERINTLLDSDDGARYVGEFAIGCNNYVRHPMLDTLFDEKIGGSLHLTPGQAYEDADNGNRSRIHWDLVLIQREDYCGGEIYFDGELIRKDGFFVVDDLKGLNEGL; encoded by the coding sequence ATGCACGACCCACGAATCACCAAGCTGGCCGACCTGCTCCTGGACCACAGCTGCGAGCTGCAGAGCGGCGAGACCATCCTTATCGAGGCGATCGACCTGCCGGAGCAGAACCTCACCTGCGCCCTGATCGAGGGCGCCGCGGCGCGGGGCGCTACGCCGCTGGTCACCACCAAGGACCTCCACGTGCTCCGCTCGCTGTACCGCACCGCCACGCCCGAGAGCATGAAGCTGGCCGGCGAGCTGGAACGCACGCGGATGGAGAAGGTGCAGGCGTACATCGGCGTGCGCGGGTCGGGCAACAGCAGCCAGCACGCCGATGTGCCTTCGGAGAAGATGGACCTGTACCAGGAGCACTGGCTGCGGCGGGTGAACGACTACCGCGTGCCCAAGACCAAGTGGGTGGTGCTGCGGTACCCGACCGACTCGTTCGCGCAGGCGGCCGGGATGAGCACCGAGGCCTTCACCGACTTCTACTTCGACGTCTGCACGGCCGACTACGCCCAGATGGCCGAGAACCAGAAGCCGCTGATCAAGCGGATGGAGGACGCGGACAAGGTTCGGATCGTCGGGCCGGGGACCGACCTGGAGTTCTCCATCAAGGGCATCCCGGTGCGGCCGTGCGCCGGCCAGCGGAACATCCCGGACGGCGAGGTCTTCACCGCCCCGGTCCGCGACAGCTTGAACGGCGTGATCCAGTACAACACCCAGAGCCGCTACCAGGGCACGGTGTTCAGTGACATCCGCTTCGAGTTCAAGGACGGCAAGATCGTCGACGCCACGGCCAACAACACCGAGCGCATCAACACGCTGCTCGACTCGGACGACGGCGCCCGCTACGTCGGCGAGTTCGCCATCGGCTGCAACAACTACGTCCGCCACCCGATGCTCGACACGCTGTTCGACGAGAAGATCGGCGGCAGCCTGCACCTCACGCCTGGCCAGGCGTACGAGGACGCCGACAACGGCAACCGCAGCCGCATCCACTGGGACCTGGTGCTGATCCAGCGCGAGGACTACTGCGGCGGCGAGATCTACTTCGACGGCGAGCTGATCCGCAAGGACGGCTTCTTCGTCGTCGACGACCTCAAGGGTCTCAACGAGGGGCTGTAG
- a CDS encoding serine/threonine-protein kinase — protein MSIRQEKLPIAALERIDDLCAEFEQRWQNDDPPAIESVLPGDVPPMERDVLLAELIALDVDYRRRRGERPSIQDYLGRFPESAGVISDALDDAPQRSGAFEPPAVDRLAELFPSLEVIELIGAGGMGAVYKARQPGLDRLVALKVLPGEFDHDVKFALRFTREARTLAKLSHANIVSVFEFGKAEDTYYFLMEYVDGSTLRDVVRAGQLSPEHALTIVPHLCDALQYAHDKGVIHRDIKPENILISADGVVKIADFGLSRILGAESHVESLTGTHQVMGTPRYMAPEQFEGSRGVDHRADIYSLGVVFYEMLTGELPMGRFSAPSTKVQIDARLDEVVLRTLEKEPQRRYQHASEVKSDVQTITSSTAPSPERTVAYHAPSADSPPPSTLAEQELAGRMLLTRRQLLARVENSLRPLFRGQVLQVLVGVALIVLGAQCWARNTQTPHRLASGLMLHVYGVVVIAQSMLVCTRIRRIDYSKPVADIRGRLDSLRSGYLRAAVIIGFVWWLMWIPVAVALGFDVVLHPNSLYPSLAIGVVGLGASVWLFRRALKPGGETGEASRRQLAGKSIANAYLALDEIESAQIS, from the coding sequence ATGAGCATCCGTCAGGAAAAACTGCCGATCGCGGCCCTGGAACGAATCGATGACCTCTGTGCCGAGTTCGAGCAGAGGTGGCAGAACGACGACCCGCCCGCCATCGAGTCGGTCCTGCCGGGTGACGTCCCGCCGATGGAACGCGACGTGCTGCTGGCGGAACTGATCGCCCTCGACGTGGACTACCGCCGCCGCCGCGGCGAGAGGCCGTCCATACAGGACTACCTCGGGCGGTTTCCGGAGAGCGCAGGCGTCATCAGCGACGCCCTCGACGACGCGCCCCAACGGTCCGGCGCGTTCGAGCCGCCGGCCGTCGACCGGCTGGCCGAGTTGTTCCCCTCGCTGGAGGTCATCGAGTTGATCGGCGCCGGCGGAATGGGCGCCGTGTACAAGGCCCGTCAGCCGGGGCTCGACCGCCTGGTCGCGCTGAAGGTCTTGCCCGGAGAGTTCGACCACGACGTCAAATTCGCCCTGCGGTTTACGCGGGAAGCGCGGACGCTGGCGAAACTGAGCCACGCCAACATTGTGTCCGTGTTCGAGTTCGGCAAGGCCGAGGACACCTACTACTTCCTCATGGAGTATGTCGACGGATCTACGCTCCGCGATGTGGTGCGGGCGGGGCAGCTGTCTCCCGAGCACGCGTTGACCATCGTGCCGCACCTGTGCGATGCGCTGCAGTACGCCCACGACAAGGGCGTCATCCACCGTGACATCAAGCCGGAAAACATCCTCATCTCGGCCGACGGGGTGGTAAAGATCGCCGACTTTGGCTTGTCGCGGATCCTGGGCGCCGAGAGCCACGTCGAGTCGCTCACCGGCACGCACCAGGTGATGGGCACGCCGCGGTACATGGCGCCCGAGCAGTTTGAGGGCTCGCGGGGAGTTGACCACCGTGCGGACATCTACTCGCTGGGCGTGGTCTTCTACGAGATGCTGACCGGGGAGCTGCCGATGGGCCGTTTTTCGGCCCCGTCTACAAAGGTGCAGATCGACGCGCGGCTCGACGAGGTGGTGCTGCGGACGCTCGAGAAGGAGCCGCAACGCCGCTACCAGCACGCCAGCGAGGTGAAGTCCGACGTGCAGACCATCACGTCGTCCACCGCTCCGTCGCCGGAGCGCACCGTCGCCTACCACGCCCCGTCTGCGGACTCCCCGCCGCCGTCCACCCTGGCGGAGCAGGAACTGGCGGGCCGGATGCTGCTGACGCGGCGCCAGCTGCTGGCGCGGGTGGAGAACTCGCTGCGGCCGCTCTTCCGCGGACAAGTGCTGCAGGTGCTGGTCGGCGTCGCGCTGATCGTGCTGGGGGCCCAGTGCTGGGCCCGCAATACGCAGACGCCGCACCGCCTAGCCAGTGGGTTAATGCTGCACGTGTATGGGGTAGTCGTCATCGCCCAGTCGATGCTGGTGTGCACTCGAATCCGACGGATCGATTACTCCAAGCCGGTCGCCGACATCCGCGGCAGGCTCGACAGCCTGCGGTCCGGCTACCTGCGTGCCGCCGTGATCATTGGGTTCGTGTGGTGGTTGATGTGGATCCCGGTGGCGGTCGCCCTGGGCTTCGACGTGGTGCTCCACCCGAACTCGCTCTACCCCTCGTTGGCCATCGGCGTGGTGGGGTTGGGCGCCTCAGTCTGGTTGTTTAGGCGGGCCCTGAAGCCTGGCGGAGAGACTGGGGAAGCCTCCAGGCGGCAGCTCGCGGGCAAGAGCATCGCCAACGCCTACTTGGCGCTCGACGAGATCGAAAGCGCCCAGATCAGCTGA
- a CDS encoding sigma-70 family RNA polymerase sigma factor, translated as MDPPPEQAALQWLSDHGDLLYSYALPRVGGDAATAEDLVQETLLAALKADQSFKGESSRGTWLVGILRHKIIDHYRRAGRRPEMTSGWSDNDALEDLLAEGGRHDWRRASAGGVESQEFAEVLAKCLENINPALAQTFILVVMDGLTTEEACSVLEITPTNLSVRLCRARLELRRELNSRWFDE; from the coding sequence ATGGACCCGCCGCCCGAACAAGCCGCCCTCCAGTGGCTCAGCGACCACGGCGACCTGCTCTATTCCTACGCGCTGCCACGCGTCGGGGGCGACGCCGCCACGGCCGAGGACCTGGTGCAGGAAACCCTCCTGGCGGCCCTCAAGGCCGACCAATCATTCAAGGGCGAGTCCTCCCGTGGCACCTGGCTGGTCGGCATCCTGCGGCACAAGATCATCGACCACTACCGCCGGGCGGGCCGGCGGCCCGAGATGACTTCCGGCTGGTCCGACAACGACGCCCTCGAGGATCTGCTCGCCGAGGGCGGCCGGCACGACTGGCGTCGGGCGTCCGCAGGCGGGGTGGAATCGCAGGAATTCGCCGAGGTATTGGCCAAATGCCTGGAAAACATCAACCCGGCGCTGGCCCAGACGTTTATCCTGGTGGTCATGGACGGCCTGACTACCGAAGAAGCGTGTAGTGTTCTGGAGATCACGCCGACTAACCTTTCGGTACGGCTCTGCCGCGCTCGGCTGGAGCTGCGCCGCGAGCTGAATTCCCGCTGGTTCGACGAGTAA
- a CDS encoding DUF5698 domain-containing protein, whose translation MEVLDSLPVWALALVIFLLRIFDVSLGTVRTIAVVQGRTGVSVALGFIEVLVWVTTVTHVVQKATGNPLLLLAYAGGFAAGNAAGILVEKRLALGAVILRLVSQSAGRRVADALKARSPKVFQFEGREHDSPVTLIYVPARRRDARRLIRQAQEVDPDLYYAVDSVRESNWDVNGAPPLPTGWRSVAKKK comes from the coding sequence GTGGAGGTGCTTGATTCGCTGCCGGTGTGGGCGCTCGCGCTGGTGATCTTCCTGCTGAGGATCTTCGACGTGTCGCTCGGCACGGTGAGGACGATCGCGGTGGTGCAGGGCAGGACCGGCGTGTCGGTCGCGCTGGGGTTTATTGAGGTGCTGGTGTGGGTCACCACGGTGACGCACGTCGTGCAGAAGGCGACCGGCAATCCGCTGCTGCTGCTGGCGTACGCGGGCGGCTTCGCGGCGGGCAATGCGGCAGGCATCCTGGTGGAAAAACGCCTGGCGTTGGGCGCGGTGATCCTGCGGCTGGTGTCGCAGTCGGCGGGCCGCCGGGTGGCCGACGCGCTGAAGGCCCGCTCGCCGAAGGTGTTTCAATTCGAGGGGCGCGAGCACGACTCGCCCGTGACGCTGATCTACGTGCCGGCCCGGCGCCGCGACGCCCGCCGCCTGATCCGGCAGGCGCAGGAGGTCGACCCCGACCTGTACTACGCCGTCGACTCGGTACGCGAGTCCAACTGGGACGTCAACGGGGCGCCGCCGCTGCCGACCGGCTGGCGGAGCGTGGCGAAGAAGAAGTAG